The DNA sequence GATGATTCACAGGTCATCGAAACCTTAGACGGCCATAAAATATCCGTTAAAAGTTTTAATGCTGCTTACGAAACGGCTATTGAGTCTCTCAGCCGAATGCAAAACATAGAGAAGAAGAATCTACTGGAATTCATTTCCAAAGATGTAAATGAAGTTCCGAATGAATTCAAAGCTCTTAACCAGCAATTCCAGAAGAAAAACTTTTATGACAACTACCGGCAAATGATGATGATTAAAATTGTAGCCGATAAAAATGGATTTACTTCCCGCCCGGACATAAAGAAAATTTTGAAACAGGTGGAAATGCAAACCATATCTTCACTGTATATTCAGGAACAGGTCGAAAAGAAAATTAAAATTACCGATGAGCAGGCTATGTCCGAGTGTGAAAAGCTCAGAGCTCAGAACAAGGCTTTTGCCTCCATGACAGTAGACAAATGTGTTATGATTGGAAGAGGTTATTTAAAGAGAGCTGAGTCTGAGAAAATTCTTCCTCGGATTATTGAACGAGTCAAAGAAAGTGTAAGCATTAAGCATAATGAAAAATTCGATCTGGAAGAATATATGAAATCTTCCGGTGAAAAAAAGGAAGAGAAGAAAGAAGGTTCAGAAGTTAAACAACCCGAACCGAAAAAGTAAGGCTATTTTCCTTGAATAACTATCTAAATGCCTTTCTCAGAAGTATTATAGAAGCCATAACTGAGTTTTTGCCGGTATCTTCTACCGGCCATCTCTATCTTTTTACTAATTATTTTCCCTTCCGGGGCCTCGGCGACAATGCAGGCAATCTGGATGATCTCTTCGACATTTTCATACAGAGTGGTGCCATCCTATCTGTCCTGGTCTTATACTTCGCTTATCTGAAAAACAAAGTTTTGCTATCCTTTCAATATGTAAAAAAGGAAACAGAAGATAAATCCGGTCTATTTTTTCTTCTATCTGTTGCTGTGGGTTCTCTACCTATCATGGCTATAGGTTTCT is a window from the Leptospiraceae bacterium genome containing:
- a CDS encoding lipoprotein LipL31, coding for MKFVILILLSSLSFFYLSCQQKEDDSQVIETLDGHKISVKSFNAAYETAIESLSRMQNIEKKNLLEFISKDVNEVPNEFKALNQQFQKKNFYDNYRQMMMIKIVADKNGFTSRPDIKKILKQVEMQTISSLYIQEQVEKKIKITDEQAMSECEKLRAQNKAFASMTVDKCVMIGRGYLKRAESEKILPRIIERVKESVSIKHNEKFDLEEYMKSSGEKKEEKKEGSEVKQPEPKK